From one Stigmatopora nigra isolate UIUO_SnigA chromosome 8, RoL_Snig_1.1, whole genome shotgun sequence genomic stretch:
- the tnfrsf19 gene encoding tumor necrosis factor receptor superfamily member 19 isoform X2, whose product MVQIIQNAIPLVIIVQLLHSTLISVRAEEESRECREQEYKDPFGNCKPCKQCDAGQELSKECGFGYGEDAQCVACRTRRFKEDRSLQKCKPCLDCGLINRFQKNNCSTTSNAVCGECLPGYYRKTKLSGFQDMECIPCGDPPPQYEPQCSGRVNLVPLPPVTSPRDMALAAVICSALATVVLALLVLCVIYCKRQLLEKKPSASLRSEDCHCDGDELSCLDLRWLQEFPQGACCHCHLGPGHTCGPVHLIPSMYCEENCSLDNARFCSYPGPRDRSPEQDEEVTAHAESESKEKILEGFHDTQNEEGVCGSRENSPERKPSEQAPSTKEG is encoded by the exons ATGGTCCAGATAATTCAAAATGCCATTCCTCTTGTCATTATAGTACAGCTTCTTCATTCAACTCTG ATTTCCGTGAGGGCTGAAGAGGAGAGCCGGGAATGCAGAGAGCAGGAATACAAGGACCCGTTTGGGAATTGTAAACCCTGCAAGCAATGCGATGCAGGACAGGAGCTATCAAAG GAATGTGGCTTTGGTTATGGAGAGGATGCCCAATGTGTGGCATGCAGGACCAGACGCTTCAAAGAGGATCGGAGCCTCCAGAAGTGTAAGCCTTGTCTGGACTGTGGACTTATCAACCGCTTCCAGAAGAACAACTGTTCCACCACTAGCAATGCTGTGTGTGGCGAATGCCTTCCTGG ATACTATAGGAAGACAAAACTAAGTGGCTTCCAAGACATGGAGTGCATCCCCTGTGGAGACCCCCCGCCTCAGTATGAGCCTCAAT GCAGCGGGCGAGTAAATCTGGTGCCTTTGCCCCCGGTGACCAGTCCACGTGACATGGCCCTGGCTGCGGTCATCTGTAGTGCTTTGGCAACAGTGGTGTTGGCCTTGCTGGTCCTCTGTGTCATCTATTGCAAGAGGCAACTGCTGGAGAAAAAGCCCAGTG CGTCTTTGAGGTCTGAGGACTGTCACTGTGACGGGGACGAGCTGTCCTGCCTGGACCTGCGCTGGCTCCAGGAGTTTCCTCAGGGAGCCTGCTGTCACTGTCATCTTGGTCCCGGACACACATGTG GTCCAGTCCATCTTATCCCATCAATGTACTGTGAGGAGAATTGCAGTCTGGACAATGCACGTTTCTGTTCTTATCCTGGACCCCGTGACAG AAGCCCAGAGCAAGACGAGGAAGTAACCGCCCACGCTGAGAGTGAATCCAAAGAGAAGATTTTAGAGGGTTTCCACGACACACAAAATGAGGAGGGAGTCTGTGGCTCAAGGGAGAATTCCCCCGAGAGAAAGCCAAGCGAACAGGCACCCTCGACCAAGGAGG GATGA
- the tnfrsf19 gene encoding tumor necrosis factor receptor superfamily member 19 isoform X3: MVQIIQNAIPLVIIVQLLHSTLISVRAEEESRECREQEYKDPFGNCKPCKQCDAGQELSKECGFGYGEDAQCVACRTRRFKEDRSLQKCKPCLDCGLINRFQKNNCSTTSNAVCGECLPGYYRKTKLSGFQDMECIPCGDPPPQYEPQCSGRVNLVPLPPVTSPRDMALAAVICSALATVVLALLVLCVIYCKRQLLEKKPSAASLRSEDCHCDGDELSCLDLRWLQEFPQGACCHCHLGPGHTCGPVHLIPSMYCEENCSLDNARFCSYPGPRDSPEQDEEVTAHAESESKEKILEGFHDTQNEEGVCGSRENSPERKPSEQAPSTKEG; encoded by the exons ATGGTCCAGATAATTCAAAATGCCATTCCTCTTGTCATTATAGTACAGCTTCTTCATTCAACTCTG ATTTCCGTGAGGGCTGAAGAGGAGAGCCGGGAATGCAGAGAGCAGGAATACAAGGACCCGTTTGGGAATTGTAAACCCTGCAAGCAATGCGATGCAGGACAGGAGCTATCAAAG GAATGTGGCTTTGGTTATGGAGAGGATGCCCAATGTGTGGCATGCAGGACCAGACGCTTCAAAGAGGATCGGAGCCTCCAGAAGTGTAAGCCTTGTCTGGACTGTGGACTTATCAACCGCTTCCAGAAGAACAACTGTTCCACCACTAGCAATGCTGTGTGTGGCGAATGCCTTCCTGG ATACTATAGGAAGACAAAACTAAGTGGCTTCCAAGACATGGAGTGCATCCCCTGTGGAGACCCCCCGCCTCAGTATGAGCCTCAAT GCAGCGGGCGAGTAAATCTGGTGCCTTTGCCCCCGGTGACCAGTCCACGTGACATGGCCCTGGCTGCGGTCATCTGTAGTGCTTTGGCAACAGTGGTGTTGGCCTTGCTGGTCCTCTGTGTCATCTATTGCAAGAGGCAACTGCTGGAGAAAAAGCCCAGTG CAGCGTCTTTGAGGTCTGAGGACTGTCACTGTGACGGGGACGAGCTGTCCTGCCTGGACCTGCGCTGGCTCCAGGAGTTTCCTCAGGGAGCCTGCTGTCACTGTCATCTTGGTCCCGGACACACATGTG GTCCAGTCCATCTTATCCCATCAATGTACTGTGAGGAGAATTGCAGTCTGGACAATGCACGTTTCTGTTCTTATCCTGGACCCCGTGACAG CCCAGAGCAAGACGAGGAAGTAACCGCCCACGCTGAGAGTGAATCCAAAGAGAAGATTTTAGAGGGTTTCCACGACACACAAAATGAGGAGGGAGTCTGTGGCTCAAGGGAGAATTCCCCCGAGAGAAAGCCAAGCGAACAGGCACCCTCGACCAAGGAGG GATGA
- the tnfrsf19 gene encoding tumor necrosis factor receptor superfamily member 19 isoform X4, translating into MVQIIQNAIPLVIIVQLLHSTLISVRAEEESRECREQEYKDPFGNCKPCKQCDAGQELSKECGFGYGEDAQCVACRTRRFKEDRSLQKCKPCLDCGLINRFQKNNCSTTSNAVCGECLPGYYRKTKLSGFQDMECIPCGDPPPQYEPQCSGRVNLVPLPPVTSPRDMALAAVICSALATVVLALLVLCVIYCKRQLLEKKPSAASLRSEDCHCDGDELSCLDLRWLQEFPQGACCHCHLGPGHTCGPVHLIPSMYCEENCSLDNARFCSYPGPRDRMTHIALASSSPDSPTTAAAPGSPFTRLV; encoded by the exons ATGGTCCAGATAATTCAAAATGCCATTCCTCTTGTCATTATAGTACAGCTTCTTCATTCAACTCTG ATTTCCGTGAGGGCTGAAGAGGAGAGCCGGGAATGCAGAGAGCAGGAATACAAGGACCCGTTTGGGAATTGTAAACCCTGCAAGCAATGCGATGCAGGACAGGAGCTATCAAAG GAATGTGGCTTTGGTTATGGAGAGGATGCCCAATGTGTGGCATGCAGGACCAGACGCTTCAAAGAGGATCGGAGCCTCCAGAAGTGTAAGCCTTGTCTGGACTGTGGACTTATCAACCGCTTCCAGAAGAACAACTGTTCCACCACTAGCAATGCTGTGTGTGGCGAATGCCTTCCTGG ATACTATAGGAAGACAAAACTAAGTGGCTTCCAAGACATGGAGTGCATCCCCTGTGGAGACCCCCCGCCTCAGTATGAGCCTCAAT GCAGCGGGCGAGTAAATCTGGTGCCTTTGCCCCCGGTGACCAGTCCACGTGACATGGCCCTGGCTGCGGTCATCTGTAGTGCTTTGGCAACAGTGGTGTTGGCCTTGCTGGTCCTCTGTGTCATCTATTGCAAGAGGCAACTGCTGGAGAAAAAGCCCAGTG CAGCGTCTTTGAGGTCTGAGGACTGTCACTGTGACGGGGACGAGCTGTCCTGCCTGGACCTGCGCTGGCTCCAGGAGTTTCCTCAGGGAGCCTGCTGTCACTGTCATCTTGGTCCCGGACACACATGTG GTCCAGTCCATCTTATCCCATCAATGTACTGTGAGGAGAATTGCAGTCTGGACAATGCACGTTTCTGTTCTTATCCTGGACCCCGTGACAG GATGACACATATTGCTTTGGCTTCCAGCAGCCCGGACTCACCAACAACAGCGGCGGCGCCCGGATCTCCTTTCACACGACTCGTCTGA
- the tnfrsf19 gene encoding tumor necrosis factor receptor superfamily member 19 isoform X1, giving the protein MVQIIQNAIPLVIIVQLLHSTLISVRAEEESRECREQEYKDPFGNCKPCKQCDAGQELSKECGFGYGEDAQCVACRTRRFKEDRSLQKCKPCLDCGLINRFQKNNCSTTSNAVCGECLPGYYRKTKLSGFQDMECIPCGDPPPQYEPQCSGRVNLVPLPPVTSPRDMALAAVICSALATVVLALLVLCVIYCKRQLLEKKPSAASLRSEDCHCDGDELSCLDLRWLQEFPQGACCHCHLGPGHTCGPVHLIPSMYCEENCSLDNARFCSYPGPRDRSPEQDEEVTAHAESESKEKILEGFHDTQNEEGVCGSRENSPERKPSEQAPSTKEG; this is encoded by the exons ATGGTCCAGATAATTCAAAATGCCATTCCTCTTGTCATTATAGTACAGCTTCTTCATTCAACTCTG ATTTCCGTGAGGGCTGAAGAGGAGAGCCGGGAATGCAGAGAGCAGGAATACAAGGACCCGTTTGGGAATTGTAAACCCTGCAAGCAATGCGATGCAGGACAGGAGCTATCAAAG GAATGTGGCTTTGGTTATGGAGAGGATGCCCAATGTGTGGCATGCAGGACCAGACGCTTCAAAGAGGATCGGAGCCTCCAGAAGTGTAAGCCTTGTCTGGACTGTGGACTTATCAACCGCTTCCAGAAGAACAACTGTTCCACCACTAGCAATGCTGTGTGTGGCGAATGCCTTCCTGG ATACTATAGGAAGACAAAACTAAGTGGCTTCCAAGACATGGAGTGCATCCCCTGTGGAGACCCCCCGCCTCAGTATGAGCCTCAAT GCAGCGGGCGAGTAAATCTGGTGCCTTTGCCCCCGGTGACCAGTCCACGTGACATGGCCCTGGCTGCGGTCATCTGTAGTGCTTTGGCAACAGTGGTGTTGGCCTTGCTGGTCCTCTGTGTCATCTATTGCAAGAGGCAACTGCTGGAGAAAAAGCCCAGTG CAGCGTCTTTGAGGTCTGAGGACTGTCACTGTGACGGGGACGAGCTGTCCTGCCTGGACCTGCGCTGGCTCCAGGAGTTTCCTCAGGGAGCCTGCTGTCACTGTCATCTTGGTCCCGGACACACATGTG GTCCAGTCCATCTTATCCCATCAATGTACTGTGAGGAGAATTGCAGTCTGGACAATGCACGTTTCTGTTCTTATCCTGGACCCCGTGACAG AAGCCCAGAGCAAGACGAGGAAGTAACCGCCCACGCTGAGAGTGAATCCAAAGAGAAGATTTTAGAGGGTTTCCACGACACACAAAATGAGGAGGGAGTCTGTGGCTCAAGGGAGAATTCCCCCGAGAGAAAGCCAAGCGAACAGGCACCCTCGACCAAGGAGG GATGA